In one Pseudomonas purpurea genomic region, the following are encoded:
- a CDS encoding YgdI/YgdR family lipoprotein yields the protein MNIRILGVSVAVMALLALGGCSTRTVVTLQNGTQYLTKDIPNTRTKDGFYEFEDISGKKVRVKADDVATVRKEK from the coding sequence ATGAACATCAGGATTCTGGGCGTATCAGTGGCCGTCATGGCGTTGCTGGCGCTGGGCGGTTGCTCCACCCGAACGGTGGTGACCCTGCAAAACGGTACGCAGTACCTGACCAAGGACATTCCGAACACCAGGACCAAGGACGGTTTCTACGAATTCGAAGACATTTCGGGGAAAAAAGTGCGGGTCAAAGCGGACGATGTGGCCACCGTCCGCAAGGAAAAATAA
- a CDS encoding DJ-1/PfpI family protein — protein MILILLPTADYDPTESSVPWQALRQAGIDLRFATPEGLPAYADSRLVSIGFGLLNPLLMTRKADLERYAAMTEDPAFQAPLAYSEVNPEEFDGLLIPGGHARGMRSLLESGLAQRIALHCFDADKPVAAVCHGVLLLARTWQPDSGFSVLHGRKVTALVANTMELPAWLVTAPWLGRYYRTYPQTVQAEVTAALARPTDFLPGPLFPVRDTPETPQHGFVVRDGNLLTARWPGDCHRFAAQWVELLKQRPTHKG, from the coding sequence ATGATCCTGATTCTGTTGCCCACCGCCGATTACGACCCTACCGAAAGCAGCGTTCCCTGGCAGGCCTTGCGCCAGGCCGGCATCGACCTGCGTTTTGCCACACCCGAGGGTTTACCGGCCTATGCGGATTCACGCCTGGTGAGTATCGGTTTTGGTCTCCTGAATCCTTTGCTGATGACGCGTAAGGCCGATCTTGAGCGTTATGCGGCCATGACGGAGGATCCAGCGTTCCAGGCGCCGCTGGCTTACTCCGAGGTGAACCCCGAAGAGTTCGACGGCCTGCTCATCCCCGGTGGCCACGCCAGGGGCATGCGCAGTTTGCTGGAGTCCGGGCTGGCGCAGCGGATCGCCCTGCACTGCTTCGACGCCGACAAACCGGTCGCGGCGGTGTGTCATGGCGTGTTGCTGCTGGCACGGACGTGGCAACCCGACAGCGGTTTTTCGGTGCTGCACGGACGCAAAGTCACCGCGTTGGTGGCCAATACCATGGAGCTGCCAGCCTGGCTTGTGACAGCGCCCTGGCTGGGGCGTTACTACCGAACGTACCCGCAAACGGTGCAAGCCGAAGTGACCGCAGCCCTCGCCCGGCCGACCGATTTTTTGCCCGGTCCCTTATTCCCTGTGCGTGATACGCCTGAAACCCCGCAACACGGCTTTGTGGTGCGCGATGGCAACCTGCTGACGGCTCGCTGGCCCGGTGACTGCCACCGGTTTGCCGCGCAATGGGTTGAGTTACTGAAACAACGCCCCACCCACAAAGGGTGA
- the hypB gene encoding hydrogenase nickel incorporation protein HypB encodes MCATCGCSNSAKARITDLSTSKMQRVGEADLHGTYIRLAVPDVHHARDLAPTVSHRHVDLEQAVLAKNNQLAELNRQWLNERNILALNLVSSPGAGKTTLLEHTLRDLAGSLPVCVVEGDQETLFDAERIRATGCKAVQINTGTGCHLEAGMLADALSQLEPPPDSLVMVENVGNLVCPALFDLGERAKVVILSVTEGADKPLKYPHMFKASGLMIISKIDLLPYVDFDVDACIAFARRINPEIEVMQLSATSGEGLERWYAWLRGQIREPGLTTP; translated from the coding sequence ATGTGTGCCACCTGTGGTTGTTCCAATAGCGCCAAGGCCAGGATCACTGACCTGTCGACCAGCAAAATGCAGCGCGTTGGCGAGGCCGATTTGCACGGTACTTACATCCGCCTGGCAGTGCCTGATGTCCATCACGCGCGCGACCTCGCCCCGACAGTCAGCCACCGGCATGTCGACCTGGAGCAGGCAGTACTGGCCAAGAACAATCAGTTGGCTGAACTGAACCGCCAGTGGCTTAACGAGCGCAACATTCTGGCCCTGAACCTGGTGAGTTCGCCCGGCGCGGGCAAAACCACGCTGCTGGAACATACCCTGCGTGACCTGGCGGGCAGCCTGCCGGTGTGCGTGGTCGAAGGCGACCAGGAAACCCTGTTCGACGCCGAGCGCATCCGGGCCACCGGGTGCAAAGCCGTGCAGATCAACACCGGCACCGGCTGTCACCTGGAAGCCGGGATGCTGGCCGACGCGCTCAGTCAACTTGAGCCGCCGCCCGACTCGCTGGTGATGGTGGAGAACGTCGGCAACCTGGTGTGCCCTGCCCTGTTCGACCTGGGTGAGCGGGCCAAAGTGGTCATCCTCTCGGTGACCGAAGGCGCCGACAAACCGCTGAAGTACCCGCACATGTTCAAGGCGTCGGGCCTGATGATCATCAGTAAAATCGACTTGCTGCCCTACGTGGACTTCGACGTGGACGCCTGCATTGCCTTCGCCCGTCGAATCAATCCCGAGATTGAAGTGATGCAACTGAGCGCCACCAGCGGTGAAGGGTTGGAGCGCTGGTACGCGTGGCTGCGCGGGCAAATTCGCGAGCCGGGCCTGACGACGCCTTAG
- a CDS encoding hydrogenase maturation nickel metallochaperone HypA produces MHELSITQSIVDACCERAGGARVLCVTLEVGNLSCVMPQALRFCYDVVTEGTPLQGSVLEIIRVPGLSRCRECGATVAMDDMLSTCACGSVNLERPHGGDQLRIKSMEIEEAA; encoded by the coding sequence ATGCACGAGCTCTCCATCACCCAAAGCATCGTCGACGCCTGCTGCGAGCGCGCGGGCGGTGCGCGGGTGCTGTGCGTCACGCTGGAAGTCGGCAATTTGTCGTGTGTCATGCCCCAGGCCCTGCGCTTTTGCTACGACGTGGTCACCGAAGGCACGCCGCTGCAAGGCTCGGTGCTGGAAATCATCCGTGTGCCCGGTCTCAGCCGTTGCCGTGAATGCGGTGCCACGGTGGCAATGGACGACATGCTTTCAACCTGCGCCTGCGGCTCGGTCAACCTGGAGCGCCCCCACGGCGGCGATCAATTGCGAATCAAATCGATGGAAATCGAGGAGGCGGCCTGA
- the hypE gene encoding hydrogenase expression/formation protein HypE — MTVPDPLTLVIDDPIPRIRQRSGKVRGETITLAHGSGGKAMRDLVDDVFVGTFNNPLLAPLEDQARFALSDLARHGDRLAFTTDSYVVDPLFFAGANIGDLAVNGTVNDLAVSGARPLYLSCAVILEEGFPLADLRRIVTSMQRAAEVAGVQIATGDTKVVERGAVDKLFINTCGIGVIPLGVNIAATRAQPGDKVLVNGYVGDHGVAILAARDDLALEVPIESDCQPLHGLIAALLDACPDVHCLRDATRGGIATVLNEFAQAANVCVNLDEPTIPVREAVKGVSEILGLDPLYFANEGKLVAVVPAEHAETALAAMRAHPAGIDAAIIGEIGDSPQGCVIMHTVFGGERIVDMLIGEQLPRIC; from the coding sequence ATGACTGTGCCCGACCCTCTGACCCTCGTGATCGACGACCCGATCCCGCGTATCCGCCAGCGCAGCGGCAAGGTGCGCGGCGAGACCATCACCCTGGCCCACGGCAGCGGTGGCAAAGCCATGCGCGACCTGGTCGATGACGTGTTTGTCGGCACGTTCAACAACCCGTTGCTGGCACCGCTGGAAGATCAGGCGCGTTTTGCCTTGAGCGACCTGGCCCGACACGGCGACCGCCTGGCGTTCACCACCGATTCGTATGTGGTCGACCCGCTGTTTTTTGCCGGGGCCAACATCGGCGACCTGGCCGTCAACGGGACGGTCAACGACCTCGCGGTTTCTGGTGCGCGGCCCCTGTACCTGTCCTGCGCGGTGATCCTTGAGGAAGGCTTTCCGCTGGCTGACTTGCGGCGCATCGTTACGTCCATGCAGCGTGCGGCCGAGGTCGCCGGGGTGCAGATTGCCACTGGCGACACCAAAGTGGTGGAGCGTGGTGCTGTCGACAAATTGTTTATCAATACCTGCGGCATCGGTGTGATTCCCCTCGGGGTCAACATCGCTGCCACCCGAGCACAGCCGGGTGACAAGGTGCTGGTCAACGGTTACGTCGGTGACCACGGCGTGGCGATTCTGGCCGCGCGCGATGACTTGGCGCTGGAGGTGCCGATCGAAAGCGATTGCCAGCCCTTGCACGGGTTGATCGCCGCGTTGCTCGACGCCTGCCCCGACGTGCATTGCCTGCGCGATGCCACGCGCGGCGGGATCGCCACGGTGTTGAACGAATTCGCCCAGGCCGCCAACGTCTGCGTCAATCTCGATGAGCCGACCATCCCGGTGCGGGAAGCGGTCAAGGGCGTATCGGAAATTCTCGGGCTCGATCCGCTGTACTTCGCCAACGAAGGCAAGTTGGTCGCCGTGGTGCCGGCCGAACATGCCGAGACGGCGCTGGCCGCGATGCGTGCGCACCCGGCGGGTATCGACGCGGCGATCATTGGCGAAATTGGTGACAGCCCGCAAGGCTGCGTGATCATGCACACCGTGTTCGGTGGCGAGCGCATCGTCGACATGCTGATCGGCGAGCAACTGCCGAGGATCTGCTGA
- the hypD gene encoding hydrogenase formation protein HypD — protein sequence MKFVDEFRDPVKARVLVKKIEELVLQIPVCRKRALQLMEVCGGHTHSIFKYGIEQMLPDAIELVHGPGCPVCVLPMGRVDDCVALAQHPNIIFATFGDAMRVPGSKKSLLQAKAEGADVRLVYSPMDALKMARDNPTREVVFFALGFETTMPSTALTVLRADAEHLENFSVFCNHITIIPTIKAILDSPELTLDGFLGPGHVSMVIGSEPYEFIARHYKKPLVISGFEPLDILQSLWMVTRQLAEGRCEVENQYQRVVPEAGNTAALTAVQKVFQLREFFEWRGLGSIDHSGVRLRDAYARFDAERKYPVPNLKIADPKSCQCGEVLKGVIKPWQCKVFGTACTPEMPLGSLMVSSEGACAAVYNYGRIDLVDILKKREAAATEQHP from the coding sequence ATGAAGTTCGTCGACGAATTCCGCGACCCGGTCAAGGCCCGGGTACTGGTGAAAAAGATCGAAGAGCTGGTTCTGCAGATACCGGTCTGCCGCAAACGTGCGCTCCAGTTGATGGAGGTCTGCGGCGGCCACACTCACTCGATCTTCAAGTACGGCATCGAGCAGATGCTCCCCGACGCCATCGAACTGGTGCACGGGCCGGGCTGCCCGGTGTGCGTGCTGCCGATGGGCCGGGTGGATGACTGCGTGGCCCTGGCGCAACACCCCAACATCATCTTCGCCACGTTCGGCGACGCGATGCGCGTGCCCGGCTCGAAAAAAAGCCTGCTGCAAGCCAAGGCCGAAGGTGCCGATGTGCGCCTGGTCTACTCCCCCATGGATGCGCTGAAAATGGCCCGCGACAACCCGACGCGCGAGGTGGTGTTCTTTGCCCTGGGGTTTGAAACCACCATGCCGTCCACGGCCCTGACTGTCCTGCGCGCCGACGCCGAGCACCTCGAAAACTTCTCGGTGTTCTGCAACCACATCACCATCATCCCCACGATCAAGGCGATTCTCGACTCCCCGGAGCTGACGCTCGACGGCTTCCTCGGTCCGGGCCATGTGAGCATGGTGATCGGCAGCGAGCCCTATGAATTCATCGCCCGGCATTACAAAAAACCGTTGGTGATCTCCGGGTTTGAGCCGCTGGATATCCTGCAATCGTTGTGGATGGTCACCCGGCAACTGGCCGAGGGCCGGTGCGAGGTTGAAAACCAGTATCAACGCGTGGTGCCCGAGGCCGGCAATACGGCCGCACTGACGGCGGTGCAGAAAGTCTTTCAGTTGCGCGAGTTCTTCGAGTGGCGAGGCCTGGGTTCGATCGACCATTCCGGGGTCCGGTTGCGTGACGCCTATGCGCGCTTCGACGCCGAACGCAAGTACCCGGTGCCGAACCTGAAGATTGCCGACCCCAAGTCATGCCAGTGCGGCGAAGTGCTCAAGGGCGTGATCAAACCCTGGCAGTGCAAAGTCTTTGGCACGGCCTGCACACCGGAAATGCCGTTGGGTTCATTGATGGTGTCCAGCGAAGGGGCCTGCGCCGCCGTCTACAACTACGGGCGCATTGACCTGGTGGACATCCTGAAAAAACGCGAAGCCGCCGCCACGGAGCAGCACCCATGA
- a CDS encoding SIS domain-containing protein, with translation MSQGDSPLRGLYPFLHGDKQESGAVEAALLESVQQKAAHSVEVKQRFFAENARAIVATARAIARVYQRGGRMLSMGNGGSSCDAAHFAVEFLHPITAGRPALTATNLAADQAMMTAVGNDVGFEHIFVRQVIALGRAEDGLVGFSTSGNSSNLLKAYAKAREMGMTTLGLAGGDGGAMAHSADLDHCLVVPTDSIHRIQEVHVATYHILWDLVHTLLADERGGLERQP, from the coding sequence ATGTCCCAAGGTGATAGCCCACTGCGTGGCTTGTACCCGTTTTTACACGGCGACAAACAAGAGTCCGGCGCCGTCGAGGCCGCGCTGCTGGAATCCGTGCAGCAAAAAGCGGCCCACAGCGTGGAGGTCAAACAGCGATTCTTCGCCGAGAACGCCCGGGCCATCGTGGCCACGGCCCGAGCCATTGCCCGGGTTTATCAACGCGGCGGGCGCATGCTGTCGATGGGCAACGGTGGATCGTCCTGCGATGCCGCGCATTTTGCAGTGGAATTCCTGCACCCGATCACCGCTGGCCGCCCGGCGCTGACCGCCACCAACCTGGCGGCCGACCAGGCAATGATGACGGCCGTGGGCAATGACGTCGGCTTCGAGCATATTTTCGTCCGGCAGGTGATTGCCCTCGGTCGGGCCGAAGATGGCCTGGTGGGTTTTTCCACCAGCGGCAACTCGAGCAACCTGCTCAAGGCCTATGCGAAAGCCAGGGAAATGGGCATGACCACCCTGGGCCTGGCCGGTGGCGACGGTGGCGCAATGGCCCACTCGGCTGACCTCGATCATTGCCTTGTGGTGCCCACCGACAGCATTCACCGGATTCAGGAAGTCCACGTTGCCACTTACCACATCCTCTGGGACCTGGTGCACACCTTGCTCGCCGACGAACGCGGCGGGCTGGAGCGCCAGCCATGA
- a CDS encoding HypC/HybG/HupF family hydrogenase formation chaperone — MCVGIPGQIVAIVDAATDTATVEIGGIHRAINISCVVGDGRTHADCIGDWVLVHVGFAMSRIDEHEALKTLDLLQALGEMAEEMRLMQDSG, encoded by the coding sequence ATGTGTGTAGGCATTCCAGGGCAAATCGTCGCCATCGTCGATGCGGCGACCGATACCGCAACGGTGGAAATCGGCGGCATCCACCGGGCAATCAATATCTCGTGCGTCGTCGGTGACGGCCGCACCCACGCCGATTGCATCGGCGACTGGGTGTTGGTGCATGTCGGCTTTGCCATGAGCCGAATCGATGAACACGAGGCCCTGAAAACCCTCGACCTGCTACAGGCGCTCGGTGAAATGGCCGAAGAAATGCGCCTGATGCAAGACTCTGGATAG